CTACTGTGTATTGGAAAATAAGGCAGAACTCTCTTTAAAAGATAAAACAAGCCTAAATCCTGTACAATTAGAGCATCTGCTCCAGCATGGTATAAAAAATGTACATAATCTAATACATCCTCTAATTCTTTATCCTTTAGAAGAATATTAATGGTGATATATACTTTTACTTGGAAGAGATGACAATAAGTAATGATTTCACTTATTTCTTCTCGACTAAAATTTGTTGCATTTCTTCTAGCGTTAAACTCTTTCCCACCTAAATACACCCCATCTGCTCCTGCAAACACAGCTGCTTTTAAGGCTTCCATATGTCCAACTGGGGCTAGTAATTCTGGTTTTTTCATATTGCTCCTTACCTCGTTTTCTTAAGATGATGAATTATTAGATAGACCATAGCCATCGCTATTATGATTTCTATGTAAAGTAAATAATCCAAAATGCTTTTTACCTTAAGGTCTGACTGGGAATAAATATCCGCTCTACCGATCTCTTTTCCATCAAAGGAGTAGATTATTTGGCCAATAATTTGTTCTAAAGAAATATCATCCCTTAAGATATATGTGTTTTCTGAAGTCTCTTCTAAAAGATTTTTATCGTAGATGATTTGGCTTTTCATATGTTCGCTTTCTTCTTTGCCTAAAAGCAATACCAACTCTTTCTTAACAATTACAGGAACTTGATCTATTGATTTTGCATTATCTAAGAGGAGTTCGCCTATTTTCCCGCCGGCTTCAAGAAGTTTCGTGTACTCATATTGATCTTCTGCATAATCTAGAAGCTCTACTGCCTCACCCCATATTTCTTCATCCGTACTTTTATAGAGGATACCTATAAGCTCCTGATTATCTCTAGAAGACGAAAACACGAGACACTTTCCAGCTTGTCTTGTATTTCCCGTCTTTATACCTTTTACATCTTCTGTATAATAGGGATTTTGTCCTGTTTTTAGCCCCTTAGACACCTGGTCTAATATGGGGTGTAAGAGGTAGTTTGTATTATACCATTTATGTGTAACTAGGGGATTAGCAAGAGAGTAATTTGTGGTTTTAACGATTTCTCTTGCTATATCGTATTTTAATAACTCTTTCGTCATTAAAAGCATATCCTCTAAAGTAGTATAGTGATTATCGCTATGTAAGCCATGAGGGTTTTCAAAATTGGTATGTACAGCTCCTATTTCCTTTGCCTTCTGATTCATCATCTCGATAAAGTACTCAATGGCCTCGTCTTCGCCTTGCATCTTTCCTACTACGTTACCAACACCACGAGCTAAAGTGTATGCTGCATCATTGCCTGATGGGAGCATCAAACCGTAAAGGAGCTCCTTAACAGACAAAATCTCTCCCTCTACTAAATCAGCTTTGCTGCTATCACTTGAAATCCGCTTGATCTCACTACCAACTGTAATTTGGTCTTCTAAATTCATATTTTCTAAAGCTACAATTGCTGTCATGATTTTTGTAGTACTAGCAGGATAAAACCTCTCTTCTTGGTTTTGTGCATAAAGGATCCTACCACTGGTCTCTTCAAAGAGAAGTATTCCCCTCTCCTCAGGAAAAGAAGGCTCTACTGCTAATACGGTATTTCCTGATATTATCATTGCTATTAAGAATAGTAAAATTGCGCTTTTTTTCATTGTAATACCTCACATGTTAGTTCTAAGTTCTATGTTGTAAGTTCTATGTAAAAACAATAGTCGAACCATTGTTTAACAATGGTTTAAGGATGTAAAGTTAAAATGTAAAGTACAAGATTATACACTTCACCTATGGGCGAGTTCCGCTTTCCACATTCAGCCTTCAGCTTAAATAAGAAAGTTGGCCACTTGCAATGCCAACTTTCTTATATTTCTATTCAAATAAATGTACTGTAGTTTCAAAGAGTTCTTTTGCTTCTTGGATTTTCCGGTCGTTTCCAAGTACGCAAAGGTAATTTTCACTCATAGCTTCTTTTACAATCTTTGCAGCGTTTTGGATGTCTTCTATGGTGCAAGATAAAACCTGATCTCTTTCTCTTTGTAAATCTTCTTGTGTTATATTTCTCAAATAATTACCTGTAGCCGTATTTCCCTTCATTGCTGGAGTCATAGGTGTATCTAGATTGCTTATAGTACCTATAATGTACTTATTCATTTCTCTTTGAGACGCTTCAAAAGTCTCAATATACTGTGACATATTGTCGATTGTATTTACAGTTTCCTTTAAATTAGGATCTCGATAGGAACCTACAAACAAGGTACCTGATCTACCTATGCTAAAGAAAGCACCATATGCGCCACCTTGAACTCGGATTTTATTCCACAAATACTCTGTGCTCATAATAGACTTTACAACCTGTAGTGCACCATTGTATTCATATCCTAAATCTAAGACATTATATGCTTTTCCTACATATTGTACCTTACTGGAAGTCATAAGTCCTTCATTAAATTTTCCCATTTCAAAATCGTATTCATTTCTTTTCACTTTTTCATCTTTTAATTGATTATACAAAGACTTAAAGGAATTTGTCACTTCGTCGTAATTCTCTTCATCACAAGCCAAACTAAATATGATGCTATTTTTGTTAAAGAGCAGTTCACTCGTCTCTTTAAGTTTTGCAAAGATTTCATCAGCTTTGTTATCAAAGTCCTCTTCTAAGGTTTTAATGAATTCATAGTAGTCAATCCCATCAATAGACTCTAGAAACTTTGCTGATTTAGCATAATAAGAGTTTACTCTATTGGCTACGATTTTATGACCTGCGCTCATAAAGAGCATTTCTGTTCTAGCCTTAGAACTTTGAATAATTTCTTTTAATCTTTGCTTTTCATCGTATTTACAATGAACAATCATTTGACTCATAATGTGGAAGAGTTTATTAAGATGTTCCTTTAAAGCTCTTCCCCTTACGATAAATTTAGGTTCATATTCTTCGATATTTTTACTATTTGCATAGACATCAATATCAAAATCAATGCCGCCAGTGTAAATTTCGATTTCATTGGTCAATTGCTCAAAAGAGTATTCTTGTGTGCTGACTTCTCCTAAATACCTAGCTAGAAGGGCAACATAGGGAATATACTCTTTTCTCACATTTTTAATATCAAAAAGTAAGCTAGCGTAGACAATTCCATTTGTGTGTATTGGCGTATGAAGCACTTCTACATTTTCAAGCTTCTTTATCTGTAAAGGTAATTCTTCTGTCTTTTTTCCAATATCTTCAATAGGTAAAACTGGAATCTTCTCAATATCCGCAGGATCATCAGATGTATTTTGTCTTATGATTAAATCTTTTGTTTCCTTAATAAGAGATTCTAATTCCTCTTGGCTCAATTGTTCCTTGTATCCTTTTAGATGCTTTTCAATCTCATTGTCCCCTTTATCCACTAATCCTTGTTCTGGTTTTGCGATCAATAAACTACAGTGATTGTTATTTAGAAGGTACTTTTGTATCAAGTTTTCAAAATAATTCTGATCTATGTTTTTCCGTATGAATTCAAAATCATCTTGATACTCTAAATACATAGAGGGATCTGCATCGTAAAGCCAACTATCCATAATATTGATGCCATAGATTAAGCCTTTAGGGTATGATCCAAAATCTGCTTCTTTCATTTTAAATTCTGTAATATTGATTGCCGCTTTAATTTGATCTCTCTCAATACCTTTTTCTACTAAGCTATTTAGAGTCTCATTAATAATTTTCTTAAACTCCTCTTTTTTGCTTTCTTCAGAGTTTTTAATCATAACGCTAATAACAGGTTGTAAAATACCTCCATCGAAAGAACCGATAACATCCTTACCTAATTCCGCCTGAAGTAAGGCCTTCTTTAATGGGGCAGATGGAGAGTTTAATAGGATATGAGCCAAAATCTCCAAGCCTAAATGAGTTTGTGGATCTGTCGAGACACCAGTAACCCAGTTCATCGTGAGGAAAGTCTTCTCTTTTGTAGACTCTGTGTTGGATATAGGATAAGAGTAGACTTTTTCTTTTGGCTCTTTAAAAGGCTGTTGTATTGAAATAGAAGAATCGATTTGTAATTTGTCGTATTTAGACAGATAGTTTTCATGAACAAAGGCCAAATGCTCTAAAATATCTCCATTACCGTAAAAATAAATATAGCTATTAGATGGATGATAATATTTCTTGTGAAAATCGATAAAATCTTCATAAGTCAAATCTACAATAACATCTGGATCTCCTCCAGATTCCAAGCCATATGGCGTATCTGGAAATAAAGTCTCTTGAACTTTTCGATTGACTACTTCCTCTGGATTAGAAAAGGCACCTTTCATCTCATTGTAAACTACGCCTACATAGCGAATATCATCTTCTACATTTTCTAAATGATAATGCCATCCTTCTTGCAGAAAAATTCCTTTTTCATCGTAGATCTTTGGATTAAACACAGCATCTAAATAAACATCCATAAGATTTATAAAGTCCTTATTATTCATACTTGCAATAGGATACATCGTCTTATCTGGGAAAGTCATAGCATTTAGAAAAGTATTTAGGGACCCTTTAATCAATTCTACAAAGGGTTCTTTGACAGGATACTTTTCCGATCCGCATAAAACAGAATGCTCCAAAATATGAGGTAAACCTGTGCTATCTGTTGGTGGAGTACGAAAAGAAACCGAAAAGACTTTATTGTCGTCTTCATTTGAAAGATAGTAAAGTTTTGCCCCTGTCTTTTCATGTTCAAACAAATACCCAGTAGATTCTACCTCTTTAATGGATTTTGATTCTAGTAATTTGAATCCGCTATATACTTCATTGGTTTTTAAATTCATTCAATCACTCCTCTTCTTTTAAGGTGGTAAGCAAAACCGTTAAGCCACCGCTGGCGGCTTAAGTGCTGGTTGCTATTGCGGCCTTTCGACCCTAGCTACTGCTCTAGTCATCCTGAGCATAGCGAAGGATCTTTACAATTTAACTAGTAGCCAATCTTTTAAAAATTGTTAGTTAATTAATACTCACTGTTCATTCTTCATTGCGACGTAAGTCGCGTATTTGCTGACTACCTGACCACCTTAATGCTGACCACCTGTTTTTATCTTTTCCAATCGTTCCTTAATCTTCTTCTCGTACCCGTTTTCTGTCGGTTCGTAATACTTTATATTTACCATTTCTTTGGGTAAATAATCTTGTTTTGTGTAATTGCCCTCGTAACTGTGAGGGTATTTGTAGCCTATTCCGTGACCTAATTCCTTGGCTCCTTTGTAATGGGCATCTTTTAGGTGGGATGGTACTTCTCCTAGTGGGTGCTTTCGAATATTTTCTATGGCCTTATCAATAGCCATGTACGAAGCATTGCTCTTTGGAGCACTTGCTAAGTAGGTCACTGCTTGAGCTAAATTAATTCTTGCTTCTGGCAAGCCAATAATCTCTACTGCTTTAAAGGCTGCAACTGCCACCACAAGGGCTTGTGGATCTGCATTGCCAATGTCTTCAGATGCAGAGATGATTAATCTTCTAGCAATAAATTTGGGATCTTCGCCTCCTTCAATCATCTTCGCCATCCAGTAAATAGCAGCATCTGGATCTGAGCCTCTTATACTCTTAATAAAAGCAGATATCGTGTCAAAATGATTATCGCCTTTTTTATCATAGTATACCGCTTTTCTTTGAATACATTCTTCAATAATTTCTTCCGTGATATGGATTCTTCCGTTTTCGTCAACTGGTGTAGTCAATGCAGCAAGTTCTAAAGCATTTAATGCACTTCTTGCGTCACCCTCACTTAATAAAGCTAAACTTTCTAATGTTTCTTCACGTATCAATATGGGAATATTACCCAGACCACGTCTTTTGTCTTCAATTGCCTTTAATAGAATATGAATAAGGCTCTCTTTTGATAACTTTTTTAATTGAAAGACTCTAGACCTTGAAATAAGAGGAGAATTCACTTCAAAATAGGGGTTTTCTGTAGTAGCCCCAACGAGGATCACAATCCCCTCTTCTACTGCTGGCAACAGTGCATCTTGCTGTGATTTATTAAATCGATGGATTTCATCGATAAAGAGAATGGTCCGCTTGCCATACAAACCTAAATTCTCCCTAGCCTTATCTATGACTTCACGAATATCCTTAATTCCTGATGTTACTGCATTGATTTGAACAAAAATAGATTGAGTCTTGTTGGCAATGATCTTAGCTAATGTAGTCTTGCCCGTTCCAGGAGGTCCATATAAAATGAGAGAGCTAATTTTATCTGCTTGAATAGACCTGTAGAGGAGCTTTCCCTTTCCCACTAAATGTTCCTGTCCAAAAAAATCCTCTAAAGACACCGGCCTCATTCTCACGGATAAAGGAGCTTCCTTCTTTAAAGTATTCTCCATATTCTGTTGAAAAAAACTCTGTTGCACACTAATCTCCCCTTTCTATGCTGCCATTTTGAGTTCTGGTTGCATATTATAGCTAAGAATCAATAGATGTTCACGTTGGTCGGTTGGACGGGAAAACCCATAAAGCAGAAAATAGGAATTTTTGGTTCTGTACTTTCTTCAAAACGCCTCTCTCTAAGTTTTTCCTGACCACCTTACCACCTGACCACCTGACCACCTTACAAATCAGCTAGCTGCCTACCCAACCACCTTAAGAATCGTTCCTAACGTATAATCAATATCTCCTACAGCAATCGGATAATGTGTTACAAATCGGATTCGATTCACTCCTGCAGTTGCGCAGAGGATTCCTTCTTTTCTTAGATCTTCTACTAATTGATTGGTGTCTATTTTGGGGTTGATTACATCGCACATGACGATATTGGTTTGGAGCGTCTTAAGATCCACTTTTAAGCCATTTATCTCAGACAAACCTTCCCCTAAGGCTTTCGCTGTAATGTGATCTTCTTCTAATCGATGTATCATTTCCTCTAATGACACAATTCCTGCAGCAGCGATAATACCTGCTTGTCTCATGCCACCGCCAAACATCTTACGGACTTTTCTTGCTTTTTCAATAAACTCTCTATCTCCTACTAATATAGAACCTATAGGAGCACCTAATCCTTTAGACAAGCAAAACATAATAGAATCTGCATACTCAGCAATGTTTTTAACATCCGTTTTTAGATAGGTAGCTGCATTAAAAATCCTAGCGCCATCTAAGTGAATGGGAATTTGATTCTCCTGTGCAATTTCGTAAACAGTTTTCATATTTTCTATTGGTACTGCCATTCCACCATGTTGATTGTGAGTGTTTTCTAGGCAGATTAGTCCCGTCTCTGCATAGTGAATATCCTCTTCTCGTATAGCTTCTCTTAAAGTGTCTGGATTTATTGCACCAAGATCACTGCTTATTGGATGAGCTTGCACTCCACAAATAGATGCTAGGGCTCCCACTTCATAATTGTATATATGACTTTTATTTTCTACAATCACCTCATGACCAGCAATTGTATGAGTCTTTACGGCTATTTGATTTCCCATCGTGCCACTTGGTACAAATAAGGCAGCTTCTTTACCTAGTCTTTTAGCGGCTATTTCTTCTAGAGCACTTACTGTAGGATCTTCACGGTATACATCATCACCTACTAAAGCACCAGCCATAACTTCCCTCATCTTCTCTGTGGGCATAGTCACCGTATCGCTACGAAAATCGATTATGTTCATATGATCAGCTCCTTTCTAAGGTAGTAAGGTAGTAAGGCAGTAAGCAAAATCACAATGCAAAAGTGGTAGCTAAACGCTTGTAACCGCCCTTTTTTCCTCATCACTTAGTCCAAAATATTTGTACAATTCATCATCTATCCTGTCCATAACTTCCCTTACTTTTTCTTTTTCGCCTACTTCAGTATAATATTTAATATTATCATAATACTCTTTAAATTTGTCTTTTATCTTGATATTTGAGTTAGGAATTTTTAATCTCATTACCGTATTAGGATAATAATCATACAATTTCCCACCTAGTTTTTTTCCAAAGGTTTTAAAATAAAACTCATAAAGACTGCTATTTAATAAGCAAACCAGGTACTTGTAGCTCATATTTTCCGTAAAGAGATTGTGCTTTAAAACCAAGGCGTAAATATCTGCGCTGAAAAAAAGATGATTTTGATCATATGCAAAGCGATTATAGGATGCTTTATAAGGAAAGACAATTTTAGGACGAGTGAAGTTATCTGGATTTCTTCCCCATTGCAACATATACCACTTTCTGATACCGCTCTTACATTCTCGTCGATTGCTCAAAACTTCTTTAAATGGATTTAAGTATTCTTCTGCTTTAGAATACTTCCTTATGTCTTTTATATAATCCGTATACAAGAGATATTTTTTGCTGTCAGTAATCTCATACTTTTGAATGTTTTTATTTTTAATCCAAGGAACCAGTAGTTCTTTATCAAACAACTCTTTATCTCCATCATCTAAGACAAAAGCCTTGTCACAGCCTGTAATAATCCCTTGAAAACTATCACAGATTTCCTCTAAAGCTATTGTTGTTTTATCATTTATTTTCTTCAAAATATCGTGCGCTATCTTCTCGGCGAGAATCCAGCCATCTTCTCGCAGATTACTTTGAGGCATAAAAAATCCCTTGTAACTATCAGACTGAAAGATTTCACTATAGTCTTTTACTTTTAAATCTTCTTTTAATTTATATACCTCCATGGAGTTTTTCTCACTTATACGCTTTGACAAATGAATAATTACTAAATCTACCTTTGCTCCTTTTATGAGCCGATTTCCATTAAAGTCTACGATTTTATTAATTCTAGTATTACTAGATATATATTTTCGTAGGCCCTTCCCACTTGGAGACTCTATAAAGTAACGTGAGCTAATATAGATAAGCTGTCCTTCCTCTTTTAAAAGGGAGACACCTAGTGGAAAAAAACAATAGGATAAATCTCCTTTATCGTAAAAAACATCTCCATATTGTTTTTTTAAAATAGAGGATATATTCTTGTCGATCATTTTATGACCAATATAAGGAGGATTACCGATGATATAATCAAAGGATGATTGTAAGGACTGATCTATTTGATCTAATAAGGCATCTTGACAAAAAAAATTGTGAATTGGCGTAAAGATGGGATTCTTTAGATGTAAAATCAGTTTTGAAATCAATACTGCCATAGGGTCTTTGTCCATGCCAAATAATTGATTGGTCAAAATAAATTGATGTAGTTTAAGTCTACACTCTGCAGAATTGGAGTTTACTGTAGAAAGAATTTCATCATACCAAGCCGACAAAAAGAAACCACTGCCACAAGCAGGGTCTAATACTTTATGTTTTGTACTAAAATCTACGTGTAAAATATCAATCATATGTTTTACAATCGAAGGGGGGGTATAGAACATTCCCTTCTTTTTTTTTGATATTTCACTAGATATATGTTCATATACAAAACCTATTATATTGCTGTTAATCCCTTTAAAAGTGTGACCACCTTTAATATAGTCTAGTAGTATGGGATAGTATCTTTCATTTAAGAATCGCTCTTCCTCTTTAAAAGAATGAATCTCTTCTTTTGCCCATTGAGAAATTATTCTATCTATAGTAAAAGGCCCTCTTAGAATCTCTTTCACCTCATAGATATACTCATTGTCATAAAGGTACTTTAAAAAGACCGCTTTAATAATAAAGAGATTATTATCCTCATCTGATAAAGTACTATTATATAATATCTCTACATCTTGAAAAAACTTTTTCACCTTAAGCTCCTCGTTTTCTTATGTATATAGATTTTATGATAGCTTTGATGGGTGGAAAAATCAAGTTATTACATTACCACCTACTAACAACACAAAAAAAAGACAAGACACACACAAGGTGACTCCTCTTTCTTACGTACTACATAAGCAGGAAATTTAAAAAATCAAAGATTTCATCTTCAACGGAAGCCATTCGATCTGCTCCTGTTTCTGTTAATGATGGGTTTTCTTTTAACATTTGTTCTTTTGTGAGATAGTATTTGCTGTCTAAGGTTCTATTTTTAGGATCTATTGTGTAATCCTTCTTATAAAACACATCCCCTACTACTTCTCCTATATTGCTCGTATACACACCGTATTCATGAACAGCTTTTGTTACTGCATTAAATTTCTCTAAATCTACTTCTGCACCGCTTAGTGGTCTTTTATCGAAATCAAAGATATACTTTCCTCCAGGGGCTAGAGTGTCTATTAACTCTTTTGCTAAATCTACACACTCTTCTTTTGTATGGTTCTTAAAATATGTTACTGGATACAAACCTGATATGATGTGTTTCTTTCCTACCTTCTCCTTAATCCGTTTAGGTGTACCGTATTCAAAGAGCAAAACTGTATTCGTTGGAAGATCATTTAGATAATCTAAATATCTATCCCAATTGTCTTCACAAAAGATTTTACAGTGGATGCCCATAGCTGCATATTCTTCTAACAGTCTTTTAAAAGAAGGCCACCAGTGATTAGCAAAATCAACTTCTCTCATGAAAGTAGGCATATGTAAAGGCATAAATACATGACCATAATCTGAAATCGTCTTAGGCATTCCCTTTTTAAGTACAATAGGATATAAGGCTTCAATCGCTGCCTGTAATTGTTTAGGCCTTCTTCGAATATCTACTGCAATTCCTCTAAACCCTCGGAGAGTATCTGCTAAAAAGTCATACGGAGCTTCTGTAAAGCCGCTTGAGCCTGTAGGTACTATAGAGCAATAACCGTATTTTTCAGCTATTCGACTTTCAATTGCTCCTGTGATAGCTTTATCCTGCTGATATCCTTTAAAAGCTTTTGTAAATTTTTTCATCATCTCTATAGGATTGTTTAAATCTAAACCTGTATATAATCTAGGAATAACGATCTCGTAAATGCATTCTAAAGGATTGGAAATTAGATAATCAAAATCTTCTGGTTTCATTCCCGACACATCAGGATGTTGAAAGACTCCACTTGTTCCCATAACAAAAGATTTAGATTGTAATGTTTGATAATAGGATGGGAACCTAAGAGAAGTACCTCCTGGTACTACATCTGTGTACATTCTTTCTGAAACATATTGTACAGCTGGTTCAATGAGTTCAGGATTCCACTGTGCTTCTAAAAGATTTAAACCTGCCAACTCTGCAATCGTCTCAAAAGGCAAAGTTATATTTACAGGTACTCTATTTGGAATTTTACTTTCATAAATATTTTTAAAATTTTGATTTCTCTCTTGTTGAATTTTTTTTATGTCACTCATTTACTTGCACACCCTTATTAATCTTATTCATATTGTTAAGTCTATGCTATACCAAAGATAACTTAACTGTAATTTTATATATCAATTATAAAATGTTACATAGATTCAATATTTATTATTATAAAAACATCTTATTTTATTTTTCAAATTAAGTCAAGTAAAACGATAGAGATAATACAACATAAGATAAAGTGTAAAGTTTAAGGTATAAAATTGATAGTAGAATATAAGAATGCACTTTAGCAATCAGGCACCAGTATTTTAGGGTTAGACTTTGCAGGTCAAAGACCTTCGATAACTGGATCAGTAGCAAGGGTAAAAAAAGGACATTTCTATCGTAAAAAAAGAGTAGATCTCTTATTATGATATGCTTCCCTTATGGTAGACCGTTTAAATAATAAAAACTGTTTATCATAAGGAGGAGTATATCAATTTATAAGATCCTACTCTTTTTTGTGTTATAAGTAAGAAAACTTATATCTCTAAGATATATTTACCCATCTGATGGTTGTTCTGTTGTCTCATTAGGATCTGTTAAGTTATTTCTAAATACTCCATTCTCATACGTTATATTTTCCAAATCTTTTTCCTCAAGTGTCACTAGTTTCTCCCCATGAAGCGCATTGTATGCCTCAGTTTTACTATCACCAAGTGTGTCGACTCCTTTACCATCTTCAGCTAAATACAATGCTACAGCACCATTTAAAGTTCTTACATTTGCTTCTGTAGCAGTGTATTTTGCATCTTCTATAGCCCCTACAACTCTTGGCACTGCAATTACAGCCAATAAACCTAAAATCGCAATAACCACAATCAATTCCACCAATGTAAAACCACTTTCACTTTTCTTTAATATCTTTTGCATACTCAACACCATTATTCCCTCCTTTATTTATTTTTTATCGTAGTGTTGTATTTCTCTAACCAACTAACTTATCCTATAATATTATACAAATCGAATACAGGTAAGATCATTGATATGACTATAAATCCTACTATCCCCCCTAAAAAAACGATAATCAAGGGTTCGATCATAGTAGTGAGCTGCTGTATAGAGTTTTCTACTTCGTCTTCATAAAAGGTGGAGATTTTCTTTAATACATAGTCTAAAGAGCCTGAGCGCTCGCCTATATCAATCATTTGATATACTAAAGGTGGAAAAACTCTTGTGGATTCTATTGTCTTTCCTAGACCATAGCCTTCACGTACGCCTATCTTTACTTTTTCTAGGCTAGCTTTAATATACTCATTTCCTACAACCTTCTGAACAATCTCTATAGCATCTAAAATATCCACACCACTTGAAAGAAGGACGGATATTGTACTGGCAAATCGCTCCATAAAGACTTTATTATTTAGTTCTCCAAATAAAGGCATTTTTATTTTGAGTTTATCGAC
Above is a genomic segment from Alkalibaculum bacchi containing:
- a CDS encoding D-alanyl-D-alanine carboxypeptidase family protein yields the protein MKKSAILLFLIAMIISGNTVLAVEPSFPEERGILLFEETSGRILYAQNQEERFYPASTTKIMTAIVALENMNLEDQITVGSEIKRISSDSSKADLVEGEILSVKELLYGLMLPSGNDAAYTLARGVGNVVGKMQGEDEAIEYFIEMMNQKAKEIGAVHTNFENPHGLHSDNHYTTLEDMLLMTKELLKYDIAREIVKTTNYSLANPLVTHKWYNTNYLLHPILDQVSKGLKTGQNPYYTEDVKGIKTGNTRQAGKCLVFSSSRDNQELIGILYKSTDEEIWGEAVELLDYAEDQYEYTKLLEAGGKIGELLLDNAKSIDQVPVIVKKELVLLLGKEESEHMKSQIIYDKNLLEETSENTYILRDDISLEQIIGQIIYSFDGKEIGRADIYSQSDLKVKSILDYLLYIEIIIAMAMVYLIIHHLKKTR
- a CDS encoding insulinase family protein, translated to MNLKTNEVYSGFKLLESKSIKEVESTGYLFEHEKTGAKLYYLSNEDDNKVFSVSFRTPPTDSTGLPHILEHSVLCGSEKYPVKEPFVELIKGSLNTFLNAMTFPDKTMYPIASMNNKDFINLMDVYLDAVFNPKIYDEKGIFLQEGWHYHLENVEDDIRYVGVVYNEMKGAFSNPEEVVNRKVQETLFPDTPYGLESGGDPDVIVDLTYEDFIDFHKKYYHPSNSYIYFYGNGDILEHLAFVHENYLSKYDKLQIDSSISIQQPFKEPKEKVYSYPISNTESTKEKTFLTMNWVTGVSTDPQTHLGLEILAHILLNSPSAPLKKALLQAELGKDVIGSFDGGILQPVISVMIKNSEESKKEEFKKIINETLNSLVEKGIERDQIKAAINITEFKMKEADFGSYPKGLIYGINIMDSWLYDADPSMYLEYQDDFEFIRKNIDQNYFENLIQKYLLNNNHCSLLIAKPEQGLVDKGDNEIEKHLKGYKEQLSQEELESLIKETKDLIIRQNTSDDPADIEKIPVLPIEDIGKKTEELPLQIKKLENVEVLHTPIHTNGIVYASLLFDIKNVRKEYIPYVALLARYLGEVSTQEYSFEQLTNEIEIYTGGIDFDIDVYANSKNIEEYEPKFIVRGRALKEHLNKLFHIMSQMIVHCKYDEKQRLKEIIQSSKARTEMLFMSAGHKIVANRVNSYYAKSAKFLESIDGIDYYEFIKTLEEDFDNKADEIFAKLKETSELLFNKNSIIFSLACDEENYDEVTNSFKSLYNQLKDEKVKRNEYDFEMGKFNEGLMTSSKVQYVGKAYNVLDLGYEYNGALQVVKSIMSTEYLWNKIRVQGGAYGAFFSIGRSGTLFVGSYRDPNLKETVNTIDNMSQYIETFEASQREMNKYIIGTISNLDTPMTPAMKGNTATGNYLRNITQEDLQRERDQVLSCTIEDIQNAAKIVKEAMSENYLCVLGNDRKIQEAKELFETTVHLFE
- a CDS encoding replication-associated recombination protein A, which encodes MQQSFFQQNMENTLKKEAPLSVRMRPVSLEDFFGQEHLVGKGKLLYRSIQADKISSLILYGPPGTGKTTLAKIIANKTQSIFVQINAVTSGIKDIREVIDKARENLGLYGKRTILFIDEIHRFNKSQQDALLPAVEEGIVILVGATTENPYFEVNSPLISRSRVFQLKKLSKESLIHILLKAIEDKRRGLGNIPILIREETLESLALLSEGDARSALNALELAALTTPVDENGRIHITEEIIEECIQRKAVYYDKKGDNHFDTISAFIKSIRGSDPDAAIYWMAKMIEGGEDPKFIARRLIISASEDIGNADPQALVVAVAAFKAVEIIGLPEARINLAQAVTYLASAPKSNASYMAIDKAIENIRKHPLGEVPSHLKDAHYKGAKELGHGIGYKYPHSYEGNYTKQDYLPKEMVNIKYYEPTENGYEKKIKERLEKIKTGGQH
- the ltaE gene encoding low-specificity L-threonine aldolase — encoded protein: MNIIDFRSDTVTMPTEKMREVMAGALVGDDVYREDPTVSALEEIAAKRLGKEAALFVPSGTMGNQIAVKTHTIAGHEVIVENKSHIYNYEVGALASICGVQAHPISSDLGAINPDTLREAIREEDIHYAETGLICLENTHNQHGGMAVPIENMKTVYEIAQENQIPIHLDGARIFNAATYLKTDVKNIAEYADSIMFCLSKGLGAPIGSILVGDREFIEKARKVRKMFGGGMRQAGIIAAAGIVSLEEMIHRLEEDHITAKALGEGLSEINGLKVDLKTLQTNIVMCDVINPKIDTNQLVEDLRKEGILCATAGVNRIRFVTHYPIAVGDIDYTLGTILKVVG
- a CDS encoding Eco57I restriction-modification methylase domain-containing protein — protein: MKKFFQDVEILYNSTLSDEDNNLFIIKAVFLKYLYDNEYIYEVKEILRGPFTIDRIISQWAKEEIHSFKEEERFLNERYYPILLDYIKGGHTFKGINSNIIGFVYEHISSEISKKKKGMFYTPPSIVKHMIDILHVDFSTKHKVLDPACGSGFFLSAWYDEILSTVNSNSAECRLKLHQFILTNQLFGMDKDPMAVLISKLILHLKNPIFTPIHNFFCQDALLDQIDQSLQSSFDYIIGNPPYIGHKMIDKNISSILKKQYGDVFYDKGDLSYCFFPLGVSLLKEEGQLIYISSRYFIESPSGKGLRKYISSNTRINKIVDFNGNRLIKGAKVDLVIIHLSKRISEKNSMEVYKLKEDLKVKDYSEIFQSDSYKGFFMPQSNLREDGWILAEKIAHDILKKINDKTTIALEEICDSFQGIITGCDKAFVLDDGDKELFDKELLVPWIKNKNIQKYEITDSKKYLLYTDYIKDIRKYSKAEEYLNPFKEVLSNRRECKSGIRKWYMLQWGRNPDNFTRPKIVFPYKASYNRFAYDQNHLFFSADIYALVLKHNLFTENMSYKYLVCLLNSSLYEFYFKTFGKKLGGKLYDYYPNTVMRLKIPNSNIKIKDKFKEYYDNIKYYTEVGEKEKVREVMDRIDDELYKYFGLSDEEKRAVTSV